The Streptomyces rimosus genomic interval CGGCCGAGCAGTCCCGGTCCTGCGGGGCGCAGTCCACCGAGGCGACCGCGCCCACCCCGATCATCGCGAAGTTGCGCAGGCTCTGTGTGCCGGGCTCGAAGTACCCGGCGTGTCCCTCGGCGCCGCGGGCCGACAGCACCCGCGAGCCGAAGGCCGGGGTGACCGGGTCGGCGCCGTGGCCGAGCCCGCCGACCTCCATGTACGGCACGTCCTGAATCCAGTCGTCGGCGTCCCGCATGGCCCAGACCCGGGCGTGCGTACCGAGCCCGGTGACGGTCTCCGACCGCATGCCGGGGCTGCCCGCCACCGCGATGTCGGTCACGGAGGACGGCAGCCGGCTGGCCGCGACGCCGCACACCACGGAGCCGTAGCTGTGGCACATCAGCGATACGGAGGCGCTCTTCGGCAGCGCCCGGACCAGGGCGTTCAGCCGCAGCGCGCCCTGCGCGGCGAGCTGCCCGGTGGCGGCCTCGACCCCGAGCCCGGCAGGTGCGGTGTAGTCGGCCCAGGCGATCACCGCCGTACGGGCGTCGGCGCGGGCGGCGCGCTGCGCGTCGTAGAGCGACTTGGCCATGCCGGCGGGCGCGCTCGTGGCGCGCGCTGTGCGCTCGAAGGTGGCCAGGTTGGTGTCCACGCCGGGCACCACCACGGAGACGCGGCGGGCATGCCCCAGGTCACCGAAGACCTCGGCGGCCCGGCCGCCGCCGGCCGGGTCGAAGGCGAGGATCTGCCGCCCCGCGGTGCCCATGGACTCGAAGCGGTGCATCAGCCGGCCCGCGTCCTGGCGGCCCACCGGCGTCAGCCGCTGATCGTGCATCCGTTTCCGCGCCGCGTCGCCGGCCTGCCGCAACGCCTTCTTGTTGGCCCGATAACGCAGGTCCACGGGGGCGCCGCCCATGTTGCCGACCACCAGCGGGAAGCGGTCGGCGAGCGCGGCCCGGTCGGCGCGGCCGAGCGAGCCGAAGAAGGCCGCGAGCGCGCCGGGCGCCGAGCCGGCGTCCGGCAAACGGTGCCCCCGGAAGGAGGCGTGGTCCCAGGCGGCCCGCGCGGTGGCCAGCGGATCGGCGTCGTCCTTGCTGCCTCTGACGGCCGTCCAGCCGGTCATCGCGAGCATCACGAACACCACCACCAGGGCGAGCGCCGCACGCCAGGCGGTGGACTGCAGGAAACCGAAGGAGGGAGCACCGAGCCCCGAGAACGAAGAAGTCACCGCGGGCCACCCTAGGAGACGGGGCGGGGCGCCCGCTCGGCCCGTGAGGGATATCACGTTTCGACCTGCGCATTTGGCGCCACAACGGACACGCCGTGCGGCGGTTCGGCGCTCAGACGTGCAGAAACGTTCTCAGGTAGGTGGTCGGGTGGGGCGGCGGGTCGGGGTGCTGCGGCTGGGTGTGTGGCGGGGGTACGGGCGGACCGCCGCGGCCGTCGGCTCACTGGCCGTGTCGTTCGCCGCCTACCGGCCCCGCCACTCACCGCTCACGGCCGGAACGATCTGCGCGAGGTACTCCTCCGTGATCTCGCGGATCGACTCCACGCTCACGTCCTCGCCCTCGCCCCACACCTTCCCGGCGACCCGCATCACCCCGCTGAACGCCGCCACGACCACCCGCGGGCGCGGGTCCGTCATCACGTCCACGCCCTCGCGCCGGGCGATGAGGCGGGCGATCTGCTCCTCCAGGATCGCGTAGCGGCGCCAGTGCGCGGAGACCAGCGCGGGCGTCGACTCGATCATCTGATAGGTGCGCATGTGCAGTTCCAGCGGAATCACCGACTGGATCGCGCCGCCGATGTCGTCCCACGAGGACATCACGGCGTTGTGCAGCGCCTCCAAAGGCGCCTCACCTTCCGGCCGCCGCTCCAGTTCCTCGGCGAAGCGCGCCTCCACCATCTCGTGGACGGCGAAGACGACCTCCTCCTTGCTCGCGAAGTAGCGGAAGAACGTGCGCTGCGAGACGTCGACGGCCTCGGCGATCTCGTCGATCGTCGTCTCTTCGTAGCCGTGCGCCGTGAACAGTTCGAGGGCGGAGCGGATCAGCGCGTCACGGGTGCGCTGCTTCTTGCGCTCGCGCAGGCCGCCGGAGGGGGCGGGAGCGGGCCGCGCCGGGCGCTCGGTGGCCGGGCCGGCGCCCGCCGAAGGAGTCGTGTTCCTGTCGCCCGGACCGGGTGACCAGGCGGTTTCAGGTCGTGTCACCTGCGGCGTGGAGGGTGCCATCCTGCGCCGCCTTTCTCGTTGTTGCCGCTGCTCAGAATACCTGTGAGCTAGATGACAGTTACCGACTCATGAATTGCTTTGTCAACTGTCAGTGGCTGACATTAGCCTCGAAGAATGAGCTCTCAGACCCCGGTTGCCCAAGCCGCACCGGACCTTTCCGTACCGGAGCCTCGCAAGGGACTCCGGGGCCATCCGTGGCTGACCCTGTTCTCCGTCGCGATCGGCGTGATGATGGTGGCCCTCGACGGGACCATCGTCGCCATCGCCAATCCGGCCATCCAGGCGGACCTGAAGGCGTCCCTCGCCGACGTCCAGTGGATCACCAACGGCTATCTGCTGGCCCTCGCCGTCTCGCTGATCACAGCCGGCAAGCTCGGTGACCGCTTCGGCCACCGGCAGACGTTCCTCATAGGCGTGGTGGGCTTCGCGCTCGCCTCCGGAGCCATCGGTCTGTCCAGCGAGGTTTCGCTGGTCATCACCTTCCGCGTGCTCCAGGGCATCTTCGGCGCGCTCCTGATGCCCGCCGCCCTCGGACTGCTGCGCGCCTCCTTCCCGGCCGAGAAGCTCAACATGGCCATCGGCATCTGGGGCATGGTCATCGGCGCCTCCACCGCCGGCGGCCCGATCGTCGGCGGCCTGCTCGTCGAGCACGTCAGCTGGCAGTCGGTGTTCTTCATCAACGTGCCGGTCGGTGTGCTCGCCCTGGTCCTGGGCCTGGTCATCCTCAAGGACCACCGCGCCCAGAACGCCCCGCGCTCCTTCGACATCCCCGGCATCGTGCTGCTCTCGGGCGCCATGTTCTGCCTCATCTGGGCCCTGATCAAGGCCGGTGAGTGGGGCTGGGGCGACGCGAAGACGCTGGGCTTCCTCGCCGCCGCTGTCGTCGTCTTCGCCGCCTTCGCGATCCTGGAGACCAAGGTCCGCGAGCCGCTGATCCCGCTGCGGATGTTCCGTTCCGTGCCGCTGACGGCCGGTACGATCCTGATGGTCCTGATGGCCTTCGGCTTCATGGGCGGCCTCTTCTTCGTCACCTTCTACCTGCAGAACGTGCACGGCCTGAGCCCGGTCGACAGCGGCCTGCACCTGCTGCCGCTCACCGCGATGATGATCGTCGGCTCGCCCGCCGCGGGCGCGCTGATCACCAAGTTCGGCCCCCGTATCCCGCTCGTCGGCGGCATGGTCTGCACCGCCGTCGCCATGTTCGGCATGACGACGCTGACCACCGGTACCGGCACGCTGGCCATGTCCGTGTGGTTCGCGCTGCTCGGCCTGGGCCTGGCGCCGGTCATGGTCGGCGCCACCGAGGTCATCGTCGGCAACGCGCCGCTGGAGCTCTCCGGCGTGGCGGGCGGCCTCCAGCAGGCCGCCATGCAGGTCGGCGGCAGCCTCGGTACGGCCGTGCTCGGCGCCGTGATGTCCAGCAAGGTCAGCTCGGACTTCGCGGGCAACTGGACCAAGGCGGGCCTGCCGGGCGCTCCGGACCCGGCCCTGAAGGCCGCCGCCGAGGTCGGCGCGGTGCCGCCGCAGGTGGCCCAGGCCCCGGGCATGACGCCGCAGATCGTCGACCGGATCGGCACCGCGGTGCACGACACGTTCGTCTCCGGTATGGGCCTGGCCTTCACCGTCGCCTGCGTCGTGTCGGTCGTCGCGGCCGTCGTCGCGCTGTTCACCAAGCGCGGCGCGAACGCGGAGGCGGGCGCGGGCGTCGGACATATCTGACCGACCGCCGGACAACCGGGTCGCGTTGACGCGCGGCCGGCCGGGGCTCTCCGCCCGGGCCGGCCGCGCGTTTCGTTTCTCCACAGGCGCGCGGTCGCTCGTACGGGGCTGAGGTTCTCCGCACCCGTGCGTACGCTGACCGGGCCTTATGCCCGCGAGCCGCGTCAACCAGAGGCCGTGCGCGCCCCGTTGAACGCCCGGCGGCAGCGCATCGCCTGTCCGGGTGGACCGATCCGTGCGGGCCTGGCGCCCGCCCCAGCACCCCGCCAAGCTCGGATCACCGACCCCGCGGCGGCCAACCGCCCGCCGCGGCACACCACTTCGTACTCCACGGGGGAGTGATCCACATGCGTACGGTCCACACCGGCCTCCTGATCGCGGGAGCCGCCGCACTGGCCGCCGCCCACCTCGGCGTCCCGCCCGCGCACGGCACGCCGCAGCCGCGGCCGAGGGCGCACACCGGCCCGGCCGCCGGGGACTGCGCCACCGGTCAGTTCTGCCTCTGGCCCGGCCGCGGCTTCAGCGGTGAGCGACAGGTCCACGAACTGGCCGACACCGACATCGAAAGCTGCGTCACGCTGCCCGCCGGCGCCCGTGCCGCCTCCTTCGCCAACCGCACCGGACGGCCGGTGACCACGTACCAGAGCGCCGAGTGCCAGGAGACCGGGGAGTTCGACACCTACCCGGGCGGCGGCAGCTGGGTACCCGAATCCCCCTACCAGGTGCGGGCGTTCAAAATCTGGGAGAGCTGAGCGGGGGAGTGGAGGCGGCGGCGCGGGGTACCCGGGTGGCGAGCCCGGACCACGCGACCCTCGGGAGGGATGATGGCGGGCCTCGGACAGCACAGCCGTACGCGATGGCGTACCCACTCGCGCAAGACCCCCCGCTCACGGGGCCGGACGGGACCTCGGAGCGGGCCGGACCGCGCGACGCTGGGCGTGATCGGACTCATCTGCGCGGTCGCCGGATTCTTCATCCTCAGCATCGTCCTGGGACCGGTGGCCGTGCTCCTCGGGTGGTTCGCGATGGGCCGCCGGTGGGGTGCCGGAAGCCAGGCGCTCCCGGCACTGGTGGCTGTGGTCCTCGGTGCGATCGACACGGTGCTGGCGATCACCGGGATCGTCGGCGTCGCCGCGGGCTCCCCGATCTGACCGGGCTCCGCGGCAACCGTGGGCGGTCACCCGTCCGTCACCGGACACCCCGGCGGCGGACGGAACCACCGGAACAGCAGAGCGCGGCGCCCCCGGCCGGAGCGTTCCGGCCGGGGGCGCCGCGCTGTGGCTCCACGAGCCGCTGTCGGTACGGGGGCGCCTACGCGTCGCCGCCCGCCTCGCCGGCCTCGGCGGCGGCGACGTCCAGCAGCTGGTAGCGGTCGATCGCCTGCTTCAGCAGCGAACGGTCGACCTTGCCCTCCTTGGCCAGCTCGGTGAGCACGCCGAGCACGATCGACTGCGCGTCGATGTGGAAGAAGCGGCGGGCCGCGCCACGCGTGTCGGCGAAGCCGAAGCCGTCGGCGCCCAGGGACTGGTAGGTGCCCGGCACCCAGCGCGCGATCTGGTCCGGAACCGCCCGCATCCAGTCGGAAACGGCCACCTTCGGGCCCTCGGCGTCGGCCAGCTTCTGCGTCACGTACGGGACGCGCTGCTCCTCCTCCGGGTGGAGCAGGTTGTGCTCCTCGGCCTCCACCGCGTCGCGGCGCAGCTCGTTCCAGGAGGTCGCCGACCAGACGTCCGCCTTGACGTTCCACTCGTCGGCCAGGATCTGCTGGGCCTCCAGCGCCCACGGCACCGCCACGCCGGAGGCGAGGATCTGGGCCGCGTGCTCGCCCTTCTCGCCCTGCTTGAAGCGGTACAGACCCTTGAGGATGCCCTCGGCGTCCACGTCCGCCGGCTCGGCCGGGTGCTGGATCGGCTCGTTGTAGACGGTGAGGTAGTAGAAGACGTCCTCGCTGTTCTCGCCGTACATCCGGCGCAGACCGTCCTTGACGATGTGCGCGATCTCGTACCCGTACGCCGGGTCGTAGGCGACACACGCCGGGTTGGTCGAGGCGAGCAGCTGGGAGTGGCCGTCCGCGTGCTGGAGGCCCTCACCGGTCAGGGTCGTACGGCCGGCGGTCGCACCCAGCACGAAGCCGCGCGCGAGCTGGTCGGCCATCTGCCAGAACTGGTCACCGGTGCGCTGGAACCCGAACATCGAGTAGAAGACGTAGATCGGGATCAGCGGCTCGCCGTGCGTGGCGTAGGCGGAGCCCGCCGCGATCAGCGAGGCGGTGCAGCCGGCCTCGGAGATGCCGTCGTGCAGCATCTGGCCGGTCGGCGACTCCTTGTAGGCCAGCAGCAGTTCGCGGTCGACCGACTCGTAGATCTGGCCCAGCGGGTTGTAGATCTTCGCGGACGGGAAGAACGCGTCCATGCCGAAGGTGCGGTACTCGTCGGGCGCGATCGGCACGAAGCGCTTGCCGATCTCCTTGTCCCGCATGAGGTCCTTCAGGACCCGCACGAACGCCATGGTCGTGGCGATCTTCTGCTGACCGGAGCCCTTCTTCGCGCCCGCGTACGCCTTGTCGTCCGGCAGCGGCAGCGGCTTGGCCCGCACGACGCGGGTCGGCACATAGCCGCCCAGCCCCTTGCGGCGGTCGTGCATGTACTGGATCTCTTCGGAGTCGCGGCCCGGGTGGTAGTACGGCGGCAGGCCGTCCTCCAGGTCCTTGTCCGGGATCGGCAGGTGCAGCCGGTCACGGAAGCCCTTGAGGTCCTCGACCGTCAGCTTCTTCATCTGGTGGGTCGCGTTGCGGCCCTCGAAGTTCGGGCCGAGCGTCCAGCCCTTGACGGTCTGCGCGAGGATCACCGTCGGCTGGCCCTTGTGGGCCTTGGCCGCCGC includes:
- a CDS encoding peptidase inhibitor family I36 protein, translated to MRTVHTGLLIAGAAALAAAHLGVPPAHGTPQPRPRAHTGPAAGDCATGQFCLWPGRGFSGERQVHELADTDIESCVTLPAGARAASFANRTGRPVTTYQSAECQETGEFDTYPGGGSWVPESPYQVRAFKIWES
- a CDS encoding alpha/beta hydrolase produces the protein MTSSFSGLGAPSFGFLQSTAWRAALALVVVFVMLAMTGWTAVRGSKDDADPLATARAAWDHASFRGHRLPDAGSAPGALAAFFGSLGRADRAALADRFPLVVGNMGGAPVDLRYRANKKALRQAGDAARKRMHDQRLTPVGRQDAGRLMHRFESMGTAGRQILAFDPAGGGRAAEVFGDLGHARRVSVVVPGVDTNLATFERTARATSAPAGMAKSLYDAQRAARADARTAVIAWADYTAPAGLGVEAATGQLAAQGALRLNALVRALPKSASVSLMCHSYGSVVCGVAASRLPSSVTDIAVAGSPGMRSETVTGLGTHARVWAMRDADDWIQDVPYMEVGGLGHGADPVTPAFGSRVLSARGAEGHAGYFEPGTQSLRNFAMIGVGAVASVDCAPQDRDCSADLA
- the aceE gene encoding pyruvate dehydrogenase (acetyl-transferring), homodimeric type; protein product: MASGSDRNPIIIGGLPSQVPDFDPEETQEWLDSLDAAVDERGRERARYLMLRLIERAREKRVAVPEMRSTDYVNTIATKDEPFFPGNEEIERKILNATRWNAAVMVSRAQRPGIGVGGHIATFASSASLYDVGFNHFFRGKDDGKGGDQIFFQGHASPGVYARAYLLDRLTETQLDAFRQEKSKFPNGLSSYPHPRLMPDFWEFPTVSMGLGPLGAIYQARMNRYMEARGIADTSDSHVWAYLGDGEMDEPESLGQLSLAAREGLDNLTFVVNCNLQRLDGPVRGNGKIMQELESQFRGAGWNVIKLVWDRSWDPLLAQDRDGVLVNKLNTTPDGQFQTYATETGAYIREHFFGDDHRLRAMVENMTDHQIQHLGRGGHDHKKIYAAYAAAKAHKGQPTVILAQTVKGWTLGPNFEGRNATHQMKKLTVEDLKGFRDRLHLPIPDKDLEDGLPPYYHPGRDSEEIQYMHDRRKGLGGYVPTRVVRAKPLPLPDDKAYAGAKKGSGQQKIATTMAFVRVLKDLMRDKEIGKRFVPIAPDEYRTFGMDAFFPSAKIYNPLGQIYESVDRELLLAYKESPTGQMLHDGISEAGCTASLIAAGSAYATHGEPLIPIYVFYSMFGFQRTGDQFWQMADQLARGFVLGATAGRTTLTGEGLQHADGHSQLLASTNPACVAYDPAYGYEIAHIVKDGLRRMYGENSEDVFYYLTVYNEPIQHPAEPADVDAEGILKGLYRFKQGEKGEHAAQILASGVAVPWALEAQQILADEWNVKADVWSATSWNELRRDAVEAEEHNLLHPEEEQRVPYVTQKLADAEGPKVAVSDWMRAVPDQIARWVPGTYQSLGADGFGFADTRGAARRFFHIDAQSIVLGVLTELAKEGKVDRSLLKQAIDRYQLLDVAAAEAGEAGGDA
- a CDS encoding MFS transporter, translated to MSSQTPVAQAAPDLSVPEPRKGLRGHPWLTLFSVAIGVMMVALDGTIVAIANPAIQADLKASLADVQWITNGYLLALAVSLITAGKLGDRFGHRQTFLIGVVGFALASGAIGLSSEVSLVITFRVLQGIFGALLMPAALGLLRASFPAEKLNMAIGIWGMVIGASTAGGPIVGGLLVEHVSWQSVFFINVPVGVLALVLGLVILKDHRAQNAPRSFDIPGIVLLSGAMFCLIWALIKAGEWGWGDAKTLGFLAAAVVVFAAFAILETKVREPLIPLRMFRSVPLTAGTILMVLMAFGFMGGLFFVTFYLQNVHGLSPVDSGLHLLPLTAMMIVGSPAAGALITKFGPRIPLVGGMVCTAVAMFGMTTLTTGTGTLAMSVWFALLGLGLAPVMVGATEVIVGNAPLELSGVAGGLQQAAMQVGGSLGTAVLGAVMSSKVSSDFAGNWTKAGLPGAPDPALKAAAEVGAVPPQVAQAPGMTPQIVDRIGTAVHDTFVSGMGLAFTVACVVSVVAAVVALFTKRGANAEAGAGVGHI
- a CDS encoding TetR family transcriptional regulator, encoding MAPSTPQVTRPETAWSPGPGDRNTTPSAGAGPATERPARPAPAPSGGLRERKKQRTRDALIRSALELFTAHGYEETTIDEIAEAVDVSQRTFFRYFASKEEVVFAVHEMVEARFAEELERRPEGEAPLEALHNAVMSSWDDIGGAIQSVIPLELHMRTYQMIESTPALVSAHWRRYAILEEQIARLIARREGVDVMTDPRPRVVVAAFSGVMRVAGKVWGEGEDVSVESIREITEEYLAQIVPAVSGEWRGR